The Pantoea nemavictus genome includes a region encoding these proteins:
- a CDS encoding M20 aminoacylase family protein yields the protein MSLPAVLLENALHWRRQLHQHPELGYQEQQTSELVANVLADAGLQVFRGLAGTGVIGTLENGPGPIIGLRADMDALPITEKGTPQWKSQKTGVMHACGHDGHTAILLAAACQLAATRNFSGTLHFIFQPAEENLGGARKMVEEGLFQRFPMDAVYAMHNWPGMPVGTLAVNPDAMMASLDSFEITLHGKSCHAAMPESGADPMVVAAELILALQTIPSRRLSPLASAVVSVTQIHGGEAINVIPEQIVLRGTVRCLQTDVRNRVRGLIEDFVTTLPRPFGVSGEIHWYPGYPVTANHAEQAEQVRAVGVDLLGEAQVNWQVNPSMASEDFACMLEACPGAYFWLGADGATPSAPLHNANYDFNDELLPIGITFWQQLVESVLAKA from the coding sequence ATGAGCCTGCCTGCTGTCCTGCTGGAAAACGCCCTGCACTGGCGTCGTCAGTTACATCAACATCCTGAGCTGGGTTACCAGGAGCAGCAAACCAGCGAGCTAGTCGCTAACGTTCTGGCTGATGCCGGATTACAGGTGTTTCGTGGCCTGGCGGGCACTGGCGTCATTGGCACATTAGAAAACGGTCCCGGTCCGATTATTGGCCTGCGTGCCGATATGGACGCGTTGCCGATTACCGAAAAAGGCACTCCGCAGTGGAAGTCACAGAAAACCGGCGTCATGCACGCCTGCGGTCACGATGGCCACACCGCCATTCTGCTGGCCGCAGCCTGTCAGCTCGCCGCCACGCGAAACTTCAGCGGCACACTCCACTTTATCTTCCAGCCCGCTGAGGAGAACCTCGGTGGCGCACGCAAGATGGTGGAAGAAGGTCTGTTCCAGCGCTTCCCGATGGATGCGGTTTACGCCATGCACAACTGGCCGGGGATGCCGGTAGGAACGCTGGCGGTAAATCCGGACGCGATGATGGCGTCACTCGATTCGTTTGAAATTACCCTGCACGGTAAAAGCTGTCATGCGGCGATGCCGGAAAGCGGTGCCGATCCGATGGTTGTGGCGGCGGAACTGATTCTGGCGCTGCAAACCATTCCTTCACGTCGCCTGTCGCCGCTGGCCTCCGCCGTGGTGAGCGTGACACAGATTCACGGCGGCGAAGCGATTAACGTCATTCCTGAGCAGATCGTGTTACGCGGCACGGTGCGATGTTTGCAGACCGACGTACGTAATCGCGTGCGCGGTCTGATTGAGGATTTTGTCACTACCTTGCCGCGCCCATTTGGCGTCAGCGGCGAGATTCACTGGTATCCCGGTTATCCGGTCACCGCCAACCATGCCGAGCAGGCAGAACAGGTGCGCGCGGTCGGTGTCGATCTGCTCGGTGAAGCGCAGGTCAACTGGCAGGTTAACCCTTCCATGGCATCCGAAGATTTTGCCTGCATGCTGGAAGCCTGTCCCGGCGCCTATTTCTGGTTAGGTGCCGATGGCGCGACACCTTCCGCACCGCTGCATAACGCCAACTACGACTTTAACGATGAGCTGCTGCCAATCGGCATTACCTTCTGGCAGCAGTTAGTGGAGAGCGTGCTGGCGAAAGCCTGA
- a CDS encoding formimidoylglutamate deiminase: MTTYFAPRALLADGWHEHVLITTNAAGQITELTPDSEPGTATRLAGSVIPAIANLHSHAFQRAMAGLTEVAGDPQDSFWTWRDLMYRMVQRLSPQQVGDIATHLYIDMLKGGYSQVAEFHYLHHDPHGQPYADDAMLLHLMAAADTAGIGQTLLPVLYSYSGFGAQPASDGQRRFIQQTEAYLQQQQRVASWSADKPLLNHGICFHSLRAVSEAQMHEVLTACPQDVPVHIHVAEQEKEVNDSLTWSGERPVAWLLNRFNVDQRWCLIHATHLDDDEIQRMAASGAVAGLCPTTEANLGDGIFPAVEYIARGGRWGIGSDSHVSLSALEELRWLEYGQRLRDRRRNRITLPNQPSVGDLLWQQAAQGGAQACGLAAGELGTGKRADWLVLAEDAFLGSVSSASLLNRWLFGGQREQIRDVFVAGKQVIHHGHHPAEEVAAARFAEAMRALQ, from the coding sequence ATGACAACGTATTTTGCCCCACGCGCATTGCTGGCCGACGGCTGGCATGAGCACGTGCTGATCACCACCAACGCAGCCGGCCAAATCACTGAACTCACGCCTGATAGCGAACCCGGTACGGCCACGCGCCTTGCTGGATCGGTTATCCCGGCGATTGCCAATCTGCATTCGCACGCCTTTCAGCGCGCGATGGCTGGGTTAACCGAAGTGGCGGGCGATCCGCAGGACAGCTTCTGGACATGGCGCGATCTGATGTACCGCATGGTGCAGCGGCTATCGCCGCAGCAGGTTGGCGATATCGCCACGCATCTCTACATCGACATGCTAAAAGGCGGTTACAGCCAGGTGGCGGAATTCCACTATCTACACCACGATCCGCATGGGCAGCCGTATGCCGATGATGCAATGCTGCTGCATTTAATGGCAGCGGCAGACACGGCAGGCATCGGCCAAACTTTGCTGCCGGTGCTGTATAGCTACAGCGGCTTTGGTGCGCAGCCGGCCAGCGACGGTCAGCGCCGTTTCATCCAGCAAACTGAAGCCTACCTGCAACAGCAGCAGCGCGTGGCGAGCTGGAGCGCGGATAAACCGCTGCTTAATCATGGCATCTGTTTCCATTCGCTGCGCGCGGTGAGTGAAGCGCAAATGCATGAGGTGTTAACCGCCTGCCCGCAGGATGTGCCGGTGCACATTCACGTTGCCGAGCAGGAAAAAGAGGTGAATGACAGCCTGACGTGGAGCGGCGAACGTCCGGTGGCCTGGCTGCTCAACCGCTTTAATGTCGATCAGCGCTGGTGTTTGATTCACGCTACCCATCTGGATGACGATGAGATTCAACGCATGGCGGCAAGCGGCGCGGTGGCCGGTTTATGTCCGACCACTGAAGCCAACCTCGGCGACGGCATTTTCCCGGCGGTTGAGTACATTGCACGCGGCGGCCGCTGGGGCATTGGTTCCGACAGCCATGTTTCGCTTAGCGCGCTGGAGGAGCTGCGCTGGCTGGAGTACGGCCAGCGACTACGCGATCGCCGTCGCAACCGCATCACATTGCCGAATCAACCTTCGGTGGGCGATCTGCTGTGGCAGCAAGCCGCGCAGGGTGGCGCGCAGGCGTGCGGTTTAGCAGCGGGCGAACTGGGGACGGGCAAACGTGCCGATTGGTTGGTGCTGGCAGAAGATGCATTTCTCGGCAGCGTGAGCAGCGCTTCGCTGCTGAATCGCTGGCTGTTTGGCGGGCAGCGCGAGCAGATTCGCGACGTATTTGTGGCCGGTAAACAGGTGATTCATCATGGCCATCATCCGGCCGAAGAAGTAGCAGCGGCGCGCTTTGCCGAGGCGATGAGGGCGCTGCAATGA
- the ybiB gene encoding DNA-binding protein YbiB, protein MELNKIIKEIGRGKNHARDIDFDTAQALYRAMLAGEVPELELGGILIALRIKGEGEEEMRGFYHAMQQQMMQLQAPANRPMPIVIPSYNGARRQGNLTPLLALLLVKLGFPVLLHGVSDDPTRITSEAVLAALDIAPVTSAEQAQAKLDNGELAFITIDNLCAPMAKQLSLRWRMGVRNSAHTLAKLATPFAERAALRLASVSHPEYVPRVGKFFQDIDAPAILLNGTEGEVYANPQRCPAINYMRGAGSEAEVWVERQPEVSVELPESKSAADTAAWIKQVLAGERAVPQALRLQLACCLVATGESANLADAEARLQLAEI, encoded by the coding sequence ATGGAACTGAACAAAATCATTAAAGAGATTGGGCGCGGTAAAAATCACGCGCGCGATATCGATTTCGACACCGCGCAGGCGTTGTACCGCGCGATGCTGGCGGGTGAAGTGCCGGAGCTGGAGCTGGGTGGCATCCTGATTGCGTTGCGTATCAAAGGCGAAGGCGAAGAGGAGATGCGTGGTTTTTATCACGCCATGCAGCAGCAGATGATGCAGCTGCAGGCACCTGCTAACCGCCCGATGCCGATTGTTATCCCCAGCTACAACGGCGCACGACGCCAGGGCAATCTGACGCCGCTGCTGGCGCTGCTGCTGGTGAAACTCGGCTTCCCGGTGCTGCTGCACGGCGTCAGCGATGATCCGACGCGCATCACCTCCGAAGCGGTGCTGGCGGCGCTGGACATCGCGCCGGTAACGTCTGCTGAACAGGCGCAGGCGAAGCTGGATAACGGCGAGCTGGCGTTTATCACCATCGACAACCTCTGTGCGCCGATGGCGAAACAGCTGTCGCTGCGCTGGCGCATGGGCGTGCGCAACAGCGCGCATACGCTGGCGAAGCTGGCCACGCCGTTTGCTGAGCGTGCGGCACTGCGCCTGGCCAGCGTGTCGCATCCGGAATATGTGCCGCGCGTGGGCAAATTCTTCCAGGATATTGATGCTCCGGCGATTCTGTTGAATGGCACGGAAGGTGAGGTGTACGCCAATCCGCAGCGCTGTCCGGCTATCAATTACATGCGCGGCGCGGGTAGCGAAGCGGAAGTGTGGGTTGAGCGCCAGCCGGAAGTGAGCGTGGAACTGCCGGAAAGCAAAAGCGCAGCGGATACCGCCGCGTGGATCAAGCAGGTGTTAGCCGGTGAACGCGCGGTGCCGCAGGCGCTGCGATTGCAGCTGGCATGCTGTTTGGTGGCGACCGGTGAATCGGCCAACCTGGCGGATGCGGAAGCGCGTTTGCAATTGGCAGAGATTTAA
- the hutU gene encoding urocanate hydratase produces the protein MSETLTQAVAREIRAPRGNELHCANWLIEAAYRMIQNNLDPDVAERPEDLVVYGGIGKAARNWECFEQILRSLRALQPDETLLIQSGKPVGVFRTHADAPRVLLANSNLVPHWATWDHFHELDKKGLMMYGQMTAGSWIYIGAQGIVQGTFETFAEAGRQHYDSDLSGRWILTAGLGGMGGAQPLAGVLAGASVLAIECQESRIDFRIRTRYVDHKAYTLDDALKLIDQANKEKRAISVGLLGNAAEIVPELVKRAKAGGMKPDIVTDQTSAHDPINGYLPVGWDVARWEAERVSNPKAVEKAARASMAVHVQAMLDFHHMGVPTVDYGNNIRQVALDEGVKNAFDFPGFVPAYIRPLFCEGKGPFRWVALSGDAEDIYKTDAKLKELFPDHHNLHRWLDMAQERIAFQGLPARICWLGLGERHKAALAFNEMVRNGELKAPIVIGRDHLDCGSVASPNRETEAMKDGSDAVSDWPLLNALLNTAGGATWVSLHHGGGVGMGFSQHSGVVIVCDGSKEADARLGRVLWNDPATGVMRHADAGYELAQSCAQEHGLNLPMQK, from the coding sequence ATGAGCGAAACTTTGACTCAGGCTGTAGCCCGTGAAATCCGTGCGCCGCGCGGTAATGAATTGCACTGCGCCAACTGGTTGATTGAAGCGGCCTACCGCATGATCCAGAACAACCTCGATCCTGACGTGGCGGAACGCCCGGAAGATCTGGTGGTGTACGGCGGCATCGGTAAAGCCGCACGCAACTGGGAGTGCTTCGAGCAGATCCTGCGTTCGCTGCGTGCGTTACAGCCGGATGAGACGCTGCTGATCCAGTCTGGCAAACCGGTGGGCGTGTTCCGTACCCATGCCGATGCGCCGCGCGTGCTGCTGGCCAACTCCAACCTGGTACCGCATTGGGCGACGTGGGATCACTTCCACGAGCTGGATAAAAAAGGCCTGATGATGTACGGCCAGATGACGGCCGGATCGTGGATCTACATCGGTGCGCAGGGCATCGTGCAGGGAACGTTTGAGACCTTCGCCGAAGCCGGTCGCCAGCATTACGACAGCGATCTGAGCGGTCGCTGGATCCTCACCGCCGGTTTGGGCGGCATGGGCGGCGCACAACCGCTGGCGGGCGTATTGGCCGGTGCCAGCGTGTTAGCCATTGAGTGCCAGGAGTCGCGTATCGATTTCCGTATCCGCACCCGCTATGTCGACCATAAAGCCTACACGCTCGACGACGCGCTGAAACTGATCGATCAGGCGAATAAAGAGAAGCGCGCTATTTCTGTTGGCCTGCTGGGCAACGCCGCTGAAATTGTGCCAGAGCTAGTAAAACGTGCCAAAGCGGGCGGCATGAAGCCGGATATCGTCACCGATCAGACCTCGGCGCACGATCCGATCAACGGCTATCTGCCGGTGGGTTGGGATGTGGCGCGCTGGGAAGCTGAGCGCGTCAGCAATCCGAAGGCGGTGGAGAAAGCCGCGCGTGCCTCCATGGCGGTACATGTGCAGGCGATGCTCGATTTCCATCATATGGGCGTGCCGACCGTGGATTACGGTAACAATATCCGTCAGGTGGCGCTGGATGAAGGCGTGAAGAATGCCTTCGATTTCCCCGGCTTTGTGCCCGCCTATATTCGTCCGCTGTTCTGTGAAGGCAAAGGCCCGTTCCGCTGGGTAGCGCTGTCGGGCGATGCCGAAGATATCTACAAGACCGATGCCAAACTGAAAGAGCTGTTCCCGGATCACCACAATCTGCATCGCTGGCTGGATATGGCGCAGGAGCGTATTGCCTTCCAGGGCTTACCGGCGCGTATCTGCTGGCTGGGCCTCGGCGAGCGTCACAAAGCGGCGCTGGCGTTCAACGAAATGGTGCGTAACGGCGAGCTGAAAGCGCCCATTGTGATTGGTCGCGATCACCTGGACTGCGGTTCCGTGGCTTCACCGAACCGTGAAACCGAAGCGATGAAAGATGGTTCAGATGCGGTTTCAGACTGGCCGCTGCTGAATGCCTTGCTGAACACTGCGGGCGGCGCGACCTGGGTGAGCCTGCATCATGGCGGCGGCGTCGGCATGGGCTTCTCTCAGCACTCCGGCGTGGTGATTGTCTGTGACGGCAGCAAAGAAGCGGATGCGCGTTTGGGCCGCGTGCTGTGGAACGATCCGGCCACTGGCGTAATGCGTCACGCGGATGCAGGTTACGAATTAGCGCAAAGCTGCGCGCAGGAGCACGGTCTCAACCTGCCGATGCAGAAATAA
- a CDS encoding HutD family protein: MRTRFTYEQLPVSRWRNGGGETREIISYPPGAAQFAWRASIATISADGPFSPFPGIDRVITLLHGDSVVLESEHAQRRLTPLQPWAFPGEWAVEAKISGSCQDFNIMTRRDSWHSEVAIAKQTVSSEHGVAWVVAGSWQMPGGETLAMNQGIWWLDEPTQLAPQTPDAQLLFVALSRVE, from the coding sequence ATGAGAACGCGTTTTACCTATGAGCAACTGCCGGTGAGCCGCTGGCGTAACGGCGGCGGCGAGACGCGCGAAATCATCAGCTATCCGCCAGGCGCAGCGCAGTTTGCCTGGCGTGCCAGCATCGCGACCATCTCCGCCGACGGGCCGTTTTCGCCCTTCCCCGGCATCGACCGCGTGATTACCCTGCTACACGGCGACAGCGTTGTGCTGGAGAGTGAGCACGCGCAACGGCGCTTAACGCCGCTGCAGCCGTGGGCATTTCCGGGTGAATGGGCAGTTGAGGCCAAAATTAGCGGCAGCTGTCAGGACTTTAATATCATGACGCGGCGCGATAGCTGGCATTCAGAGGTGGCGATCGCAAAACAAACGGTTAGCAGTGAACACGGCGTGGCGTGGGTGGTGGCGGGTTCGTGGCAAATGCCAGGCGGAGAAACGCTGGCCATGAATCAGGGGATCTGGTGGCTGGATGAGCCTACGCAGCTGGCACCCCAAACGCCGGATGCCCAACTGCTGTTCGTGGCGCTTAGCCGGGTAGAGTGA
- the hutH gene encoding histidine ammonia-lyase — translation MSGSVQEIRLVPGEVDLATLRTIYQSKVTLTLADDARAAIDRAHETVDAIVASGNVVYGINTGFGKLAQTQIPSARLAELQRNLVLSHSVGLGDLLPDNVARLVVATKIISLARGHSGVRIELIEALLALFNAGVMPCIPEKGSVGASGDLAPLAHMSLMLIGEGQVRVDGQLIPATEGLARVGLPPIVLGPKEGLALLNGTQVSTALALRGLFEAENLFAAGLMAGALSLEAIKGSVKPYDARIHEARGQVGQINVAAAVSSLLAGSEILSSHTHCGRVQDPYSIRCVPQVMGACLDNLTHAARVLQIEANAASDNPLVFSDSGDVISGGNFHAEPVAFAADIMALAIAEIGAISERRLALLLDTGLSGLPPFLVNDGGVNSGFMIAQVTAAALASENKSLAHPGSVDSLPTSANQEDHVSMATYAARRLGSMCFNTAAVVGIEAMAAAQGIDFHRPLQSSPTLEQEMRRIRANVAFLDHDRLLAPDIESMRLWASDSAWPESLTALLPSKRKTVN, via the coding sequence ATGTCAGGTTCGGTTCAGGAAATTCGCCTCGTTCCCGGTGAAGTGGACCTCGCGACCTTGCGCACCATCTATCAAAGCAAGGTTACGCTCACGTTGGCGGATGACGCGCGTGCGGCGATCGATCGTGCCCATGAAACCGTTGATGCCATCGTCGCATCCGGCAACGTGGTGTACGGCATCAATACCGGTTTCGGCAAGCTGGCGCAGACGCAGATTCCCTCGGCGCGATTGGCCGAACTGCAACGCAATCTGGTGCTGTCGCACAGCGTGGGATTGGGCGATCTGCTGCCCGACAATGTCGCGCGTTTGGTGGTGGCCACCAAAATTATTAGCCTGGCACGCGGTCATTCCGGCGTGCGCATCGAACTGATCGAAGCCCTGCTGGCGCTGTTCAACGCCGGTGTGATGCCGTGTATTCCGGAGAAAGGATCGGTCGGCGCATCCGGCGATCTGGCACCGCTGGCGCACATGTCGCTGATGCTGATCGGCGAAGGCCAGGTGCGCGTGGATGGCCAACTGATCCCCGCCACCGAAGGGTTGGCGCGCGTTGGCTTACCGCCAATCGTGCTGGGGCCAAAAGAGGGCCTGGCGCTATTGAATGGCACCCAGGTCTCAACTGCGCTGGCGTTACGCGGCCTGTTCGAAGCGGAAAATCTGTTCGCCGCTGGCTTGATGGCCGGTGCGTTATCGCTGGAAGCGATCAAAGGTTCAGTAAAACCTTATGATGCGCGTATTCACGAGGCGCGCGGTCAGGTGGGACAGATCAACGTCGCCGCCGCCGTCTCCTCTTTATTAGCCGGTAGCGAAATTCTCAGCTCGCACACCCACTGTGGCCGCGTGCAGGATCCCTACTCGATTCGCTGCGTGCCACAGGTGATGGGCGCCTGCCTTGATAACCTGACGCACGCCGCGCGCGTGTTGCAGATTGAAGCTAACGCGGCTTCCGATAACCCGCTGGTGTTCAGCGACAGCGGCGATGTCATCTCCGGCGGCAACTTCCACGCCGAGCCGGTCGCCTTTGCCGCCGACATTATGGCGCTGGCGATTGCCGAAATCGGTGCCATTTCCGAGCGTCGTCTGGCGCTGCTGCTGGATACCGGTCTTTCTGGCCTGCCACCGTTCCTCGTCAACGACGGCGGTGTTAACTCCGGCTTTATGATTGCGCAGGTGACGGCAGCGGCGCTGGCTTCCGAGAATAAATCGCTCGCGCATCCGGGCAGCGTTGACAGCCTGCCGACCTCGGCCAACCAGGAAGATCACGTCTCAATGGCCACTTACGCCGCCCGTCGCCTCGGCAGCATGTGCTTTAACACCGCCGCCGTGGTAGGCATTGAAGCGATGGCCGCCGCGCAAGGTATCGATTTCCACCGCCCGCTGCAGAGCTCGCCAACGCTAGAGCAAGAGATGCGCCGCATCCGCGCGAACGTGGCATTCCTCGATCACGACCGTTTACTGGCGCCGGATATTGAATCCATGCGCCTGTGGGCCAGCGATTCAGCCTGGCCAGAATCCCTTACCGCGCTGCTGCCAAGTAAGCGTAAGACTGTTAATTAA
- a CDS encoding IS256 family transposase, which yields MDEQKLKALAAELAKGLKTEADLNQFSRMLTKLTVEAALGAELTEHLGHEKNQPKKGSNARNGYSAKTLLSDDGKVEINTPRDREGTFEPLLIRKNQTRITQMDRQILSLYAKGMTTREIVATFKEMYDADVSPTLISKVTDAVQEQVTEWQNRPLDSLYPIVYLDCIVVKVRQDGSVINKSVFLALGINAEGHKELLGMWIAENEGAKFWLSVLTELKNRGLEDILIACVDGLKGFPDAINSVYPQTRVQLCVVHMIRNSLKYVTWKDYKAVTRDLKAIYRAPTEEGGLAALDAFAKSWDERYPQISKSWRAHWVNLSTLFAYPEDIRRAIYTTNAIESLNSVIRQAIKKRKVFPTDESVRKVIWLATEAAAAAKWTMPIINWRLAMSRFIIEYGDRLSGHL from the coding sequence ATGGATGAACAAAAACTCAAAGCCCTTGCTGCCGAACTGGCAAAGGGCCTCAAAACGGAAGCTGACCTCAATCAGTTTTCACGCATGCTTACGAAGCTTACCGTCGAAGCCGCGCTCGGCGCAGAGCTCACTGAGCACCTCGGGCACGAAAAAAACCAGCCCAAAAAAGGCAGTAACGCCCGCAACGGCTACTCCGCTAAAACGCTGCTCAGCGATGATGGCAAAGTCGAAATCAACACGCCACGCGATCGCGAAGGCACCTTTGAGCCGCTACTTATCCGTAAAAACCAGACGCGCATTACCCAGATGGACCGGCAAATCCTCTCGCTCTACGCCAAAGGCATGACCACGCGGGAAATCGTTGCGACATTCAAAGAGATGTACGACGCTGACGTGTCGCCCACACTGATATCGAAGGTGACGGATGCGGTTCAGGAGCAGGTCACCGAGTGGCAGAACCGCCCGCTCGACTCGCTGTATCCTATTGTTTACCTTGACTGTATCGTAGTGAAAGTCCGTCAGGACGGCAGCGTCATAAACAAATCCGTTTTCCTGGCGCTCGGCATCAATGCCGAAGGCCACAAGGAACTGCTGGGCATGTGGATAGCGGAAAACGAGGGGGCGAAGTTCTGGCTGAGCGTGCTGACAGAGCTTAAAAATCGTGGTCTGGAAGACATTCTCATCGCCTGCGTTGATGGCCTGAAAGGCTTCCCGGACGCGATAAACAGCGTGTACCCCCAGACGCGCGTGCAGCTGTGCGTGGTGCATATGATCCGCAACAGCCTGAAATACGTCACGTGGAAAGACTACAAAGCCGTCACGCGTGATCTGAAGGCGATTTACCGCGCCCCAACGGAAGAAGGCGGCCTTGCGGCGCTGGATGCGTTCGCTAAATCCTGGGATGAACGTTATCCGCAAATCAGTAAAAGCTGGCGGGCTCACTGGGTGAACCTGAGCACGTTGTTCGCTTATCCGGAAGATATCCGCCGTGCGATTTACACGACGAACGCCATCGAATCGTTGAACAGCGTGATCAGACAGGCGATCAAAAAACGGAAGGTGTTCCCGACGGATGAGTCAGTGCGAAAGGTGATCTGGCTGGCAACGGAAGCGGCGGCGGCGGCGAAATGGACAATGCCGATCATCAACTGGCGGCTGGCGATGAGCCGCTTTATTATCGAATACGGTGACCGCCTGAGCGGCCACCTTTAA
- the hutC gene encoding histidine utilization repressor: MAEQTAVAQLAAAMGDEPAPIYQRVKQAIVSQIREGHWKANQRVPSESELVNELGVSRMTINRALRELTSEGFLVRMQGVGTFVAEMKGYTAMLEVHNIADEIAQRGHQHSCKILSIGQMKADPEQAAVLGLSTGQTLFHSLIVHYENDLPVQLEDRLVNPLVAPDYLSQDYHQLTPYTYLMRVAPLTAGEHIVEAVLPDLRQRKHLALDEHEPCLLIRRQTWSDNKIVTYARLLYPGSRYKLLGRFRGHG; the protein is encoded by the coding sequence ATGGCCGAGCAAACAGCAGTAGCACAGCTGGCTGCGGCGATGGGCGATGAGCCCGCGCCAATTTACCAGCGGGTGAAGCAGGCGATCGTCAGCCAGATCCGCGAAGGTCACTGGAAAGCCAACCAGCGGGTGCCATCTGAAAGTGAGTTGGTGAACGAGTTGGGCGTGAGCCGCATGACCATCAACCGCGCGTTGCGTGAGCTGACCAGCGAGGGTTTTCTGGTGCGCATGCAGGGCGTTGGCACCTTTGTCGCGGAGATGAAGGGCTACACGGCAATGCTGGAAGTGCACAATATTGCCGATGAGATCGCTCAGCGTGGTCATCAGCACAGCTGCAAAATTTTATCGATTGGCCAGATGAAGGCCGACCCCGAGCAGGCAGCGGTGTTGGGCTTATCTACCGGCCAAACGCTGTTTCACTCGCTGATTGTGCATTACGAAAACGACTTGCCGGTGCAGCTGGAAGATCGTCTGGTCAATCCGCTGGTGGCACCGGATTATCTCAGTCAGGATTATCATCAGCTGACGCCGTACACCTATTTAATGCGCGTGGCGCCGTTGACCGCCGGTGAGCATATTGTTGAAGCGGTGCTGCCGGATCTGCGCCAGCGTAAGCATCTGGCGCTGGATGAACATGAGCCGTGTCTGCTGATTCGTCGCCAGACGTGGAGCGACAATAAGATTGTGACTTACGCGCGTTTGCTCTATCCGGGCTCGCGTTATAAGTTGCTGGGGCGTTTTCGAGGGCATGGTTAA
- a CDS encoding IS481 family transposase produces the protein MPWDARDTMSLRTEFVLLASQDGANIRELCRRYGISPATAYKWLRRWAEEGPSGLQDRSRTPRHSPGRSPDDITDLLRMAHELHQRWGARKIKRWLEERGHRMPAFSTVHNLMARHGLLPGLAPGIPVTGRFEHAAPNQLWQMDFKGHFPFGGGRCHPLTLLDDHSRFSLCLVHCADERRETVQEQLVSVFERYGLPDRMTMDNGSPWGDTTGTWTAVELWLMRQGIRVGHSRPYHPQTQGKLERFHRSLKAEVLQGKWFADSGELQRAFDHWRAVYNLERPHEALDMAVPASRYQPSSRQYSARATSPEYDEGVMVRKVDISGKLSVKGVSLKAGKAFRGERVGLKEAREDGYYEVWWYSTKVGVIDLKNKSITMGKNVKKCSPCP, from the coding sequence ATGCCCTGGGATGCGAGAGATACCATGTCATTACGTACTGAGTTTGTTCTGCTCGCCTCGCAAGACGGGGCGAACATCCGCGAGCTGTGCCGCCGCTACGGCATTTCTCCCGCCACCGCCTATAAGTGGCTTCGCCGCTGGGCTGAGGAAGGGCCGTCCGGTCTTCAGGACCGCTCACGCACGCCCCGTCATTCCCCCGGCAGGTCGCCCGACGACATCACTGACCTGCTGCGTATGGCGCATGAGCTTCATCAGCGCTGGGGAGCACGCAAGATTAAGCGCTGGCTCGAAGAACGCGGACACCGCATGCCCGCCTTCAGCACCGTCCATAACCTGATGGCCCGCCACGGCCTGCTGCCGGGACTGGCTCCGGGTATCCCGGTCACGGGGCGCTTTGAACACGCGGCCCCGAACCAGCTCTGGCAGATGGATTTTAAGGGCCACTTTCCCTTTGGCGGCGGCCGCTGCCATCCGCTTACCCTGCTGGACGACCATTCCCGGTTCTCGCTGTGCCTTGTGCACTGCGCTGACGAACGGCGCGAGACGGTACAGGAGCAGCTGGTCAGCGTCTTTGAGCGCTACGGCCTGCCGGACCGGATGACGATGGATAACGGCTCACCGTGGGGCGACACGACCGGGACCTGGACGGCAGTGGAGCTGTGGCTGATGCGGCAGGGTATCCGGGTGGGCCACTCCCGGCCTTACCATCCGCAGACGCAGGGCAAGCTGGAGCGCTTTCACCGCAGTCTGAAGGCGGAAGTGTTGCAGGGAAAGTGGTTCGCGGATAGCGGAGAGCTGCAGCGCGCCTTCGACCACTGGCGGGCAGTCTACAACCTTGAACGCCCGCATGAGGCGCTGGATATGGCGGTGCCGGCGTCGCGCTATCAGCCATCATCGCGGCAGTACAGCGCCCGCGCAACGTCACCGGAATACGACGAGGGCGTGATGGTCAGGAAGGTGGATATCAGCGGGAAGCTGAGCGTAAAAGGCGTCAGCCTGAAGGCAGGCAAGGCGTTCAGGGGAGAGCGGGTTGGGCTGAAGGAGGCGCGGGAAGACGGTTACTACGAAGTGTGGTGGTACAGCACAAAGGTGGGGGTGATCGACCTGAAGAATAAGTCGATCACCATGGGTAAGAATGTTAAAAAGTGTTCACCATGTCCCTGA